From a single Anabas testudineus chromosome 5, fAnaTes1.2, whole genome shotgun sequence genomic region:
- the prkar2ab gene encoding protein kinase, cAMP-dependent, regulatory, type II, alpha, B: MSNVEIPAGLKELLQGYTVEVLRRRPHNLVEFAVQHFTQILENHRNEERAKKCSSKSAKKGVTFETNKSTKYDEEEEEDTVESTTSKCNRRVSVCAEAYNPDDDEDDDAEPRVVHPKTDEQRHRLQDACRDILLFKTLEQEQFSEVLDAMFEVLVKPQEHIIDQGDDGDNFYVIEKGVYEIFVLKDDVNVCVGKYDNKGSFGELALMYNTPRAATIVATEEGALWGLDRATFHRLIVRNNAKKRRMYEAFIECVPLLKSLELSERMKIVDVLGARAYKDGERIITQGEKADCFYIVESGEVKIMIRSKTKVGQQNNAEVEVARCSRGQYFGELALVTNKPRAASVYAVGETKCLVIDIRAFERLLGPCMDIMKRNISQYEDQLVALFGSSVDLKH, from the exons ATGAGTAACGTTGAGATACCCGCTGGTCTGAAAGAGCTTCTGCAGGGATACACTGTGGAGGTGCTCCGTCGCAGGCCGCACAACCTGGTTGAGTTTGCGGTGCAGCATTTTACACAGATTCTGGAGAATCACAGAAATGAGGAACGAGCCAAGAAGTGCAGTTCCAAGTCTGCAAAAAAAGGAGTCACCTTTGAAACGAATAAGTCCACAAAGTacgacgaagaggaggaggaagacaccGTTG agTCAACCACCAGTAAATGCAATCGCAGAGTTTCAG TGTGTGCAGAGGCGTACAACCCTGATGACGATGAGGACGACGATGCAGAGCCTCGGGTCGTACATCCTAAGACGGACGAGCAGCGGCACAGACTTCAGGATGCGTGCAgagatattttactgtttaaaacaCTGGAGCAG GAGCAGTTCTCTGAGGTTTTGGACGCCATGTTCGAAGTGTTGGTCAAGCCTCAGGAGCACATAATTGACCAAGGAGATGATGGAGACAATTTCTACGTCATAGAGAA GGGTGTGTATGAGATTTTTGTGCTGAAGgatgatgtgaatgtgtgtgtcgGAAAGTATGACAACAAGGGCAGCTTTGGTGAGCTGGCTCTGATGTACAACACACCAAGAGCCGCCACAATCGTTGCAACTGAGGAAGGAGCCCTGTGGGGCCTG GATCGAGCCACATTTCACAGACTGATTGTGAGAAATAATGCAAAGAAAAGGAGGATGTACGAGGCCTTCATTGAGTGTGTTCCTCTTCTGAAGTCCCTAGAG CTTTCTGAAAGGATGAAGATTGTGGATGTTTTGGGCGCGCGAGCGTACAAAGATGGAGAGCGCATAATAACACAG GGGGAGAAGGCTGACTGTTTCTACATCGTGGAATCAGGAGAGGTGAAGATAATGATAAGAAGCAAA acGAAGGTGGGTCAGCAGAACAACGCCGAGGTCGAGGTGGCCCGTTGCTCCAGAGGGCAGTATTTTGGGGAGCTGGCTCTGGTCACCAACAAACCACGGGCAGCGTCTGTTTATGCAGTGGGAGAAACCAAATGTTTAG TAATTGACATCCGGGCTTTCGAGCGTTTGCTGGGTCCCTGTATGGACATCATGAAGAGGAACATCTCGCAGTATGAAGACCAGCTGGTGGCACTGTTTGGCTCCAGTGTAGACTTGAAACACTAG